Proteins from a genomic interval of Deltaproteobacteria bacterium:
- the sat gene encoding sulfate adenylyltransferase, with protein sequence MPAIAPHGGKLISRILTGSEREKALTQVSALPKIVLNSRERSDLDMIACGALSPLEGFMGQKEYENVVEKMRLLNGLAWTIPITLAVKKEDSAKYEIGKDIALFSPSPQPSPLKGEGAFSAEGEILAILHLQEKFEPNKKNEALKVYKTEEGAHPGVAAVYAQGEVYLAGKVSVLNRVQYDHFLQYRLDPAQLRALFAEKKWKRVVGFQTRNPIHRAHEYLTKCALEIVDGLLIHPLVGDTKSDDIPAEVRMKCYEKLIENYYPANRTQLAVNPAAMRYAGPREAIFHALIRQNYGCSHFIVGRDHAGVGNYYGTFDAHFIFENFNKEELAITPLFFDHTFYCKKCEGMASTKTCPHDKENHVALSGTKVRELLSKGELPPPEFSRPEVARILIESMRK encoded by the coding sequence ATGCCAGCGATAGCCCCACACGGTGGAAAATTAATTTCTCGTATCCTGACTGGAAGCGAAAGAGAAAAAGCCCTCACTCAAGTTTCTGCACTTCCCAAAATCGTCCTCAATTCCCGCGAAAGGAGTGATCTGGATATGATTGCCTGTGGGGCGCTTTCTCCTCTGGAAGGCTTCATGGGCCAAAAGGAATATGAGAATGTCGTGGAAAAGATGCGGCTCTTGAATGGTTTGGCGTGGACCATTCCTATTACCCTGGCGGTGAAAAAAGAAGATTCGGCAAAATATGAGATTGGGAAGGATATTGCGTTGTTTTCACCCTCACCCCAACCCTCTCCCCTCAAGGGAGAGGGGGCTTTTTCGGCAGAGGGAGAAATTCTTGCTATTCTTCATCTCCAAGAAAAATTTGAACCCAATAAAAAAAACGAGGCCTTAAAGGTTTATAAAACTGAAGAGGGCGCCCATCCGGGTGTTGCCGCGGTTTATGCTCAAGGCGAAGTGTATTTGGCGGGGAAAGTCTCTGTTCTCAACCGAGTTCAATACGATCATTTTTTACAATACCGTTTGGATCCCGCACAACTTCGCGCTTTATTTGCAGAAAAGAAATGGAAGCGCGTGGTGGGTTTTCAAACGCGTAATCCCATCCATCGCGCCCACGAATATCTCACCAAATGTGCCTTGGAGATTGTGGATGGACTCCTCATCCATCCTCTCGTGGGGGACACCAAGAGCGACGACATTCCGGCCGAGGTGCGGATGAAATGCTACGAAAAACTCATTGAAAATTATTATCCTGCCAACCGTACTCAACTTGCCGTTAATCCCGCAGCGATGCGCTATGCGGGGCCTCGCGAGGCAATCTTCCATGCCTTAATCCGTCAAAATTATGGCTGCTCGCATTTCATCGTCGGTCGCGATCATGCCGGTGTGGGAAATTACTACGGCACTTTTGACGCGCATTTCATTTTTGAGAATTTTAACAAAGAAGAATTGGCAATTACTCCCCTGTTTTTTGACCATACTTTCTACTGCAAGAAATGCGAAGGCATGGCCTCGACCAAGACTTGTCCTCATGACAAAGAAAATCATGTGGCGCTTTCGGGAACCAAGGTGCGAGAGCTACTCTCCAAAGGGGAATTGCCACCGCCTGAGTTTTCACGGCCTGAAGTGGCGAGGATTTTGATTGAGTCGATGAGGAAATAG
- a CDS encoding nucleotidyltransferase substrate binding protein: MEEKEEQFALRLSQLKQALCTLEEALAQPYSSFVRDSVIKRFEYCLELTWKILKRALELEAVLSPSPKQVFRDSVQVGWIDETELEQWFEYLSYRNNTAHTYNVMVADEVYETAKKFVHSLSILIQKIEP, from the coding sequence ATGGAAGAAAAAGAAGAACAATTCGCTCTTCGATTAAGTCAGTTGAAGCAAGCTTTATGCACTTTAGAGGAAGCCTTAGCTCAACCTTACTCTTCTTTTGTTCGTGATTCAGTGATCAAACGTTTTGAGTATTGTTTAGAATTGACTTGGAAGATTTTAAAGCGTGCCTTGGAGTTGGAAGCAGTCTTGTCTCCTAGCCCTAAACAAGTGTTTAGAGATTCCGTTCAAGTGGGTTGGATTGATGAAACCGAATTAGAGCAATGGTTTGAGTATCTTTCTTATCGAAATAATACAGCGCACACCTATAATGTGATGGTGGCGGATGAGGTGTATGAGACGGCGAAAAAATTTGTCCATTCATTAAGTATTCTGATTCAAAAAATAGAACCCTAA
- a CDS encoding nucleotidyltransferase domain-containing protein, whose product MNWQSFSEVKEFLKKQILNFFKEKDADIFLFGSRAHADSVKKFSDYDIGFFTEEILSNLEISNLREQLEAFPIAQKIDLVDFSKVDENFKAYALKEVQIWKKKKNNSLFD is encoded by the coding sequence GTGAATTGGCAGTCTTTTTCTGAAGTAAAAGAGTTTCTCAAAAAGCAGATTCTCAATTTCTTTAAAGAGAAAGATGCCGATATTTTTTTGTTTGGTTCACGGGCTCATGCCGACTCGGTAAAAAAATTCTCCGATTATGATATTGGATTTTTTACTGAGGAAATTTTGTCCAATTTGGAAATTTCAAATTTGCGTGAACAATTAGAGGCCTTTCCCATCGCCCAAAAAATTGATTTGGTCGATTTTTCAAAAGTGGATGAGAATTTTAAAGCCTATGCTCTTAAGGAAGTACAGATATGGAAGAAAAAGAAGAACAATTCGCTCTTCGATTAA
- a CDS encoding MoaD/ThiS family protein: MSVKVRIPTPLQKLTQNQGEVQIQAGTVKEALQNLEKAYPGIYNRLCDEKGSLRRFVNFYVNEEDIRFLQSDATPLKAGDELSIVPAIAGGK, encoded by the coding sequence ATGTCAGTCAAAGTACGCATCCCCACTCCCCTACAAAAGCTCACCCAAAACCAGGGTGAAGTTCAAATACAGGCAGGCACCGTCAAAGAAGCCCTCCAAAACCTGGAGAAAGCCTATCCCGGAATTTATAATCGTCTCTGCGACGAAAAAGGAAGTCTCCGTCGCTTCGTCAATTTTTATGTGAATGAAGAAGACATCCGCTTTCTGCAAAGTGATGCTACTCCTCTTAAAGCGGGCGATGAGTTGTCAATTGTGCCTGCCATTGCGGGTGGAAAGTGA
- a CDS encoding M67 family metallopeptidase: MPFISEYVLKQICLQTEKAYPSEACGILIGPKEHHNAIGLFPIKNIQDELHAQDPEKYSRTSKNAYYMDPKDVSIVEREAADKDFEFKVIYHSHPDHEVYFSEEDKLMAGPWGEPNNPNLHWVVVSVREGKAVAASLFSWEDEKKDYSEKKFRLRTL; the protein is encoded by the coding sequence ATGCCCTTTATTTCCGAATACGTTTTAAAACAAATCTGTCTTCAAACCGAAAAGGCCTATCCCAGTGAGGCCTGCGGGATTCTCATTGGCCCTAAAGAACATCACAATGCCATTGGGCTTTTTCCCATTAAAAATATTCAGGATGAACTGCATGCCCAGGATCCTGAAAAGTATTCGCGCACCAGCAAAAATGCTTACTACATGGATCCTAAGGATGTGAGCATTGTCGAAAGAGAAGCTGCGGACAAAGACTTTGAGTTTAAAGTCATCTACCATTCGCACCCTGATCATGAGGTATATTTTTCTGAAGAAGACAAATTGATGGCAGGTCCTTGGGGCGAACCTAATAATCCCAATTTACATTGGGTGGTAGTTTCCGTCCGCGAAGGCAAGGCGGTCGCGGCTAGCTTGTTTAGTTGGGAGGATGAGAAGAAGGATTATAGCGAGAAAAAATTTCGTTTACGCACTCTTTAA
- a CDS encoding cysteine synthase family protein has translation MNKVGMLDLIGNTPLYRVRFFEKELPKVEIYAKLEFYNPGGSIKDRPAARMVMEGIKSGQLRPGKIIMDPTSGNTGIALAMIGAALGYPVELVVPGNVSPRRKAVALSYGAKLTFSSEMEGSDGAIRLAQKLKKENPDKYFCPDQYNNPFNPQAHYDTTGLEIWNQTQGRVTHFVAGIGTSGTLMGTGRRLKAYNPKIQVIAVEPEDALHGLEGLKHMPTSIVPGIYKEAEHDQKLSIATEPAWDLCEALAKKEGMLVGHSAGANLLGAYQIAKQIKEGVIVTIFCDSGERYL, from the coding sequence ATGAACAAAGTTGGTATGTTAGACTTAATCGGCAACACCCCCCTCTACCGTGTACGATTCTTTGAAAAAGAACTTCCCAAAGTGGAAATTTACGCGAAGCTGGAGTTTTATAATCCCGGAGGTTCCATCAAAGACAGGCCTGCGGCGCGTATGGTGATGGAAGGAATAAAATCTGGCCAACTCAGACCAGGGAAAATCATTATGGATCCCACCAGTGGAAACACCGGGATTGCCTTGGCGATGATTGGTGCAGCCTTGGGTTATCCGGTGGAGTTGGTGGTTCCTGGAAATGTAAGCCCGCGGCGAAAAGCCGTGGCCCTCAGTTACGGGGCCAAGCTGACTTTTTCGTCAGAGATGGAAGGCTCGGATGGGGCCATTCGCCTGGCGCAGAAATTAAAAAAAGAAAATCCGGATAAATATTTTTGTCCCGATCAATACAACAACCCCTTTAATCCTCAGGCGCATTACGATACGACAGGGCTAGAAATCTGGAATCAAACGCAAGGTCGTGTCACTCATTTTGTGGCAGGGATAGGAACCAGTGGCACCTTGATGGGAACGGGTCGTCGGCTCAAGGCCTACAATCCAAAGATTCAAGTGATTGCGGTAGAACCCGAAGATGCACTCCATGGCTTGGAAGGTTTGAAGCATATGCCTACTTCGATTGTGCCGGGAATATACAAAGAAGCAGAGCACGACCAAAAACTGTCCATCGCCACTGAACCTGCTTGGGACTTATGCGAAGCGCTGGCGAAAAAAGAAGGGATGCTGGTGGGACACTCGGCAGGAGCCAATTTGCTGGGGGCCTATCAGATTGCAAAACAAATAAAAGAAGGAGTGATTGTGACGATTTTTTGTGATTCAGGGGAGAGGTATTTGTAA
- a CDS encoding NIL domain-containing protein, whose product MSNNIKKKIYLTFPKAKTTEAVICDMYDKYKVRFNVRTASVTQEIGLIGLELEGTAERIEEAIKYFESRGVGVEPVDMDVMAG is encoded by the coding sequence ATGTCCAACAATATTAAGAAAAAAATCTATCTTACTTTCCCGAAAGCAAAAACCACTGAGGCCGTCATCTGCGACATGTACGATAAATATAAAGTTCGCTTCAATGTTCGCACGGCATCCGTCACGCAAGAAATTGGTTTGATTGGTCTGGAATTAGAAGGGACAGCTGAAAGAATTGAAGAAGCGATTAAATATTTTGAATCGCGTGGAGTAGGTGTTGAGCCTGTAGATATGGATGTGATGGCGGGATAG
- a CDS encoding threonine synthase, protein MSYVKGLKCRECGQLYPVTPTHVCEYCFGPLEVDYNYEEIKKDISRKKIESRAKNMWRYRELLPIDGEPTVGRDVGFTPLVKADRLAKILGVKELYIKNDAVSYPTLSFKDRVVSVALSKAKEFGFETVACASTGNLANSVAANAAGAGLKSYVFIPHDLEAGKILGTLVFGGNVVGIRGTYDEVNRLCSEIAAKYKWAFVNINIRPFYAEGSKSLFYETMEQLGWKAPQNVVVPMASGSLLTKIHKAMKEFHKMGLIEAPNCKVFGGQATGCSPISTALKNDWELFKPVKPNTIAKSLAIGNPADGFYAMGSMKETGGWAEDVSDPEIVEAIKLLAETTGIFTETAGGVTLGAAKKLIEQGKIPKDESVVVCVTGNGLKTQEAVADFVGAPTVINAKLADFDAVVGQMKK, encoded by the coding sequence AGGAAATCAAAAAAGATATCTCTCGCAAAAAAATTGAAAGTCGCGCCAAAAACATGTGGCGTTATCGCGAGCTGCTTCCGATTGATGGCGAGCCCACGGTGGGTCGTGATGTCGGTTTTACACCTCTCGTAAAAGCCGATCGCCTGGCTAAGATATTGGGTGTGAAAGAACTTTATATAAAAAATGACGCGGTTTCTTATCCTACGCTTTCTTTCAAAGATCGCGTCGTTTCGGTGGCTTTGTCCAAGGCCAAGGAATTTGGATTTGAAACCGTTGCCTGCGCTTCCACGGGGAATCTCGCCAATTCGGTCGCCGCCAATGCCGCCGGGGCAGGGCTTAAAAGCTACGTGTTTATTCCCCACGATCTGGAAGCTGGCAAGATTTTGGGAACCCTGGTGTTTGGCGGAAATGTGGTCGGTATCCGCGGCACCTACGATGAAGTGAATCGTCTGTGCAGCGAGATTGCCGCGAAATACAAATGGGCCTTTGTGAATATTAATATCCGTCCTTTTTATGCCGAAGGTTCCAAGAGTTTGTTTTACGAAACCATGGAACAATTGGGTTGGAAGGCCCCCCAAAATGTGGTGGTGCCGATGGCCTCGGGTTCTCTGCTCACCAAAATCCACAAGGCCATGAAAGAGTTTCATAAGATGGGCTTGATTGAAGCGCCAAACTGTAAGGTGTTTGGGGGGCAGGCCACGGGTTGTTCACCCATTTCGACCGCACTCAAAAATGATTGGGAATTGTTCAAACCCGTGAAACCCAACACCATTGCGAAGTCTCTGGCCATTGGTAACCCTGCCGATGGGTTTTACGCCATGGGTTCAATGAAAGAAACGGGGGGCTGGGCCGAAGATGTGAGTGATCCCGAAATTGTGGAAGCCATCAAACTGCTAGCAGAAACCACTGGGATTTTTACTGAGACTGCGGGCGGTGTTACCCTGGGGGCCGCCAAGAAATTGATTGAGCAAGGCAAAATTCCCAAAGACGAATCGGTAGTGGTGTGTGTGACTGGAAATGGTTTGAAGACCCAGGAAGCGGTGGCCGATTTTGTAGGTGCCCCTACCGTGATTAATGCCAAGCTGGCCGATTTTGATGCAGTGGTGGGACAGATGAAGAAATAA